Proteins found in one Triticum aestivum cultivar Chinese Spring chromosome 4D, IWGSC CS RefSeq v2.1, whole genome shotgun sequence genomic segment:
- the LOC123099427 gene encoding denticleless protein homolog isoform X1: MAMRPPSFFGGLRARELSGGRGSARASAARLPYLSDLSSDPGDRGCGVISVEHSGDAAIPFAVSFCKVPQISRLLAVADEDGYVAIYDTRRRLPSRSSSIEKSAETRLSDWVAHNNAIFDVCWIKEGSQLLTASGDQTVKIWSVENKKCLGVLSGHTGSVKSLSCHSSNPDLIVSGSRDGSFALWDLRCDPKTPNGHGEACLMSSAVVKEAHSPTRRNRTRSRAKGASTSITSVLYLKDDISIATSGAADNVVKFWDTRNLKAPISNKTSQSTAQPSKEGVTHGISCLSQDSYGAYIAASCMDHRIYLYSTLHMDKGPIKTYTGSKIESFFVKSAISPDGTHILGGSSNGNVYLWQVDQPENGPIVLKGHEGEVTSVDWCSLEVGKIVSSSDDSTVRVWNTKKIDCTNISSPTVIRKRVTAPNMDCPRSASHERATSSRDVAACTSAGSELPTGSHSPLRPRVLEFGTPESAKKRAFSVFREEALDTRNSPGAQMSSPSSVLNPPPSLKRKTIRDYFGSSTS, translated from the exons ATGGCGATGCGGCCGCCGTCCTTCTTCGGCGGGCTCCGGGCGCGGGAGCTCAGCGGCGGCAGGGGCTCCGCCCGCGCCTCCGCGGCGCGGCTGCCCTACCTCTCCGACCTCTCCTCCGACCCCGGCGACCGCGGCTGCGGCGTCATCTCCGTCGAGCACTCCGGCGACGCCGCCATCCCTTTCGCCGTCTCCTTCTGCAAG GTCCCGCAGATCTCTCGCCTTCTGGCGGTCGCCGACGAGGACGGGTATGTTGCCATCTACgacacccgccgccgcctcccctccagATCCTCGTCCATAGAGAAGTCAG CTGAAACGAGGCTGTCCGATTGGGTTGCTCACAACAATGCCATCTTTGACGTGTGCTGGATCAAG GAGGGATCCCAATTACTGACTGCATCAGGCGACCAAACC GTAAAGATATGGAGCGTGGAGAATAAGAAATGCCTTGGTGTGCTGTCAGGGCACACTGGAAGTGTGAAGTCACTGTCATGCCATTCTTCAAATCCTG ATCTTATTGTTTCTGGTTCAAGGGATGGTTCTTTTGCACTCTGGGATCTAAGATGTGACCCCAAAACCCCAAATGGCCATGGTGAAGCATGCCTCAT GTCTTCTGCTGTTGTCAAAGAAGCGCACAGTCCCACGCGAAGGAATCGGACAAGGTCTCGAGCAAAG GGAGCTTCGACGAGCATCACATCAGTCCTTTATctgaaagatgatatctccattgctACTTCTGGTGCTGCAGACAA TGTTGTGAAATTTTGGGATACACGGAACCTTAAAGCGCCCATCTCCAACAAAACCTCTCAATCAACAGCACAACCTTCG AAAGAGGGGGTGACACATGGGATCTCTTGCTTGTCTCAAGACTCATATGGTGCGTATATTGCTGCGTCATGCATGGATCACAG GATCTATCTGTATAGTACTCTCCACATGGACAAGGGTCCAATAAAGACTTACACTGGCAGCAAAATTGAGTCTTTCTTTGTCAAG TCTGCTATTAGTCCTGATGGGACTCATATTTTAGGCGGTTCGAGCAATGGCAATGTTTACTTGTGGCAG GTGGATCAGCCTGAAAATGGGCCTATAGTTCTGAAAGGCCATGAGGGTGAAGTCACTTCAGTTGACTG GTGCTCTTTGGAGGTTGGAAAGATAGTATCATCATCTGATGATTCCACG GTTCGTGTATGGAACACCAAGAAAATAGACTGCACCAACATTAGTTCCCCAACAGTCATCCGTAAGAGGGTAACTGCTCCAAACATGGACTGCCCAAGATCGGCTAGCCATGAGCGAGCGACTAGTTCAAGAGATGTAGCAGCCTGCACCAGTGCTGGCAGTGAATTGCCAACCGGTTCACACTCACCCCTCCGGCCCAGAGTACTGGAGTTTGGCACGCCTGAGTCTGCGAAAAAGCGAGCCTTTTCGGTATTTCGGGAGGAGGCCTTGGATACTAGGAACAGCCCAGGAGCTCAAATGAGCAGTCCCTCTTCAGTCCTGAACCCACCGCCTTCGCTGAAAAGGAAAACTATCCGGGACTACTTTGGCAGCAGCACATCTTGA
- the LOC123099427 gene encoding denticleless protein homolog A isoform X2: MAMRPPSFFGGLRARELSGGRGSARASAARLPYLSDLSSDPGDRGCGVISVEHSGDAAIPFAVSFCKVPQISRLLAVADEDGYVAIYDTRRRLPSRSSSIEKSAETRLSDWVAHNNAIFDVCWIKEGSQLLTASGDQTVKIWSVENKKCLGVLSGHTGSVKSLSCHSSNPDLIVSGSRDGSFALWDLRCDPKTPNGHGEACLMSSAVVKEAHSPTRRNRTRSRAKGASTSITSVLYLKDDISIATSGAADNVVKFWDTRNLKAPISNKTSQSTAQPSEGVTHGISCLSQDSYGAYIAASCMDHRIYLYSTLHMDKGPIKTYTGSKIESFFVKSAISPDGTHILGGSSNGNVYLWQVDQPENGPIVLKGHEGEVTSVDWCSLEVGKIVSSSDDSTVRVWNTKKIDCTNISSPTVIRKRVTAPNMDCPRSASHERATSSRDVAACTSAGSELPTGSHSPLRPRVLEFGTPESAKKRAFSVFREEALDTRNSPGAQMSSPSSVLNPPPSLKRKTIRDYFGSSTS; the protein is encoded by the exons ATGGCGATGCGGCCGCCGTCCTTCTTCGGCGGGCTCCGGGCGCGGGAGCTCAGCGGCGGCAGGGGCTCCGCCCGCGCCTCCGCGGCGCGGCTGCCCTACCTCTCCGACCTCTCCTCCGACCCCGGCGACCGCGGCTGCGGCGTCATCTCCGTCGAGCACTCCGGCGACGCCGCCATCCCTTTCGCCGTCTCCTTCTGCAAG GTCCCGCAGATCTCTCGCCTTCTGGCGGTCGCCGACGAGGACGGGTATGTTGCCATCTACgacacccgccgccgcctcccctccagATCCTCGTCCATAGAGAAGTCAG CTGAAACGAGGCTGTCCGATTGGGTTGCTCACAACAATGCCATCTTTGACGTGTGCTGGATCAAG GAGGGATCCCAATTACTGACTGCATCAGGCGACCAAACC GTAAAGATATGGAGCGTGGAGAATAAGAAATGCCTTGGTGTGCTGTCAGGGCACACTGGAAGTGTGAAGTCACTGTCATGCCATTCTTCAAATCCTG ATCTTATTGTTTCTGGTTCAAGGGATGGTTCTTTTGCACTCTGGGATCTAAGATGTGACCCCAAAACCCCAAATGGCCATGGTGAAGCATGCCTCAT GTCTTCTGCTGTTGTCAAAGAAGCGCACAGTCCCACGCGAAGGAATCGGACAAGGTCTCGAGCAAAG GGAGCTTCGACGAGCATCACATCAGTCCTTTATctgaaagatgatatctccattgctACTTCTGGTGCTGCAGACAA TGTTGTGAAATTTTGGGATACACGGAACCTTAAAGCGCCCATCTCCAACAAAACCTCTCAATCAACAGCACAACCTTCG GAGGGGGTGACACATGGGATCTCTTGCTTGTCTCAAGACTCATATGGTGCGTATATTGCTGCGTCATGCATGGATCACAG GATCTATCTGTATAGTACTCTCCACATGGACAAGGGTCCAATAAAGACTTACACTGGCAGCAAAATTGAGTCTTTCTTTGTCAAG TCTGCTATTAGTCCTGATGGGACTCATATTTTAGGCGGTTCGAGCAATGGCAATGTTTACTTGTGGCAG GTGGATCAGCCTGAAAATGGGCCTATAGTTCTGAAAGGCCATGAGGGTGAAGTCACTTCAGTTGACTG GTGCTCTTTGGAGGTTGGAAAGATAGTATCATCATCTGATGATTCCACG GTTCGTGTATGGAACACCAAGAAAATAGACTGCACCAACATTAGTTCCCCAACAGTCATCCGTAAGAGGGTAACTGCTCCAAACATGGACTGCCCAAGATCGGCTAGCCATGAGCGAGCGACTAGTTCAAGAGATGTAGCAGCCTGCACCAGTGCTGGCAGTGAATTGCCAACCGGTTCACACTCACCCCTCCGGCCCAGAGTACTGGAGTTTGGCACGCCTGAGTCTGCGAAAAAGCGAGCCTTTTCGGTATTTCGGGAGGAGGCCTTGGATACTAGGAACAGCCCAGGAGCTCAAATGAGCAGTCCCTCTTCAGTCCTGAACCCACCGCCTTCGCTGAAAAGGAAAACTATCCGGGACTACTTTGGCAGCAGCACATCTTGA